Proteins found in one Nocardia brasiliensis ATCC 700358 genomic segment:
- a CDS encoding sensor histidine kinase, with amino-acid sequence MSPGPSRGGIRSAGFTGTRPAVARLRRTRWLLTALITGITATCLIILGVVAATIDARSRHNAIDNSLDRVVTGLWRSIDFDLDAQAIDLEQVKRDDLANGETAVLIVRTDENGHWREIYGHLRSWLPASVGAEALADDAVRASGTVFQDDHDSAGRPVRLAATPVSWEDTTTQAVVIAGTNPGLRDRDRALLLWGLVVGGLTLVALSALAAHALSGRSMRQALVLIEEQERFLGDAAHELRTPLTTLGLVTAPRRRNPHEVERALADAGALGARMERIVTGLLARARMQAGVTTMERVQLLLDQLTESVVEEFQSTIIVQSNPTVVVGDPNLLSLAVRNLLENAITHGAINPGAPIEVHVADGRVSVRDHGAGLHPQLSSNPFERGVTGGRGSGIGLALVAWIAELHGGTATMEPAPGGGTLATIALPPPTLGLG; translated from the coding sequence TTGAGTCCCGGCCCGAGCCGCGGCGGCATCCGTTCGGCCGGCTTCACCGGCACGCGGCCGGCGGTGGCCCGGCTGCGCCGCACCCGATGGTTGCTGACCGCGCTCATCACCGGAATCACCGCCACCTGCCTGATCATTCTCGGTGTCGTCGCGGCGACCATCGATGCGCGCTCGCGGCACAACGCGATCGACAACAGCCTCGACCGGGTGGTGACCGGCCTGTGGCGCAGCATCGACTTCGATCTCGACGCGCAGGCCATCGATCTCGAACAGGTGAAACGGGACGACCTCGCCAACGGCGAGACCGCGGTGCTGATCGTGCGCACCGACGAGAACGGGCACTGGCGCGAGATCTACGGGCACCTGCGTTCCTGGTTGCCCGCGTCGGTGGGCGCCGAGGCGCTCGCCGACGACGCCGTCCGCGCCTCCGGCACCGTCTTCCAGGACGACCACGACAGCGCGGGCCGTCCGGTGCGGCTGGCCGCGACGCCGGTGTCCTGGGAAGACACCACGACCCAGGCGGTGGTTATCGCGGGCACGAATCCCGGTCTGCGCGACCGTGATCGCGCCCTGTTGCTCTGGGGCCTGGTGGTCGGCGGCCTGACCCTGGTCGCCCTGTCCGCCCTTGCCGCCCATGCGCTTTCGGGTCGCAGCATGCGGCAGGCGCTGGTGCTGATCGAGGAACAGGAACGGTTTCTCGGCGATGCCGCGCACGAGTTGCGCACGCCGCTCACCACTTTGGGTCTGGTCACCGCGCCGCGGCGGCGCAACCCACACGAGGTGGAACGCGCGCTGGCCGACGCGGGCGCGCTCGGCGCCCGGATGGAACGGATCGTCACGGGACTGCTCGCGCGGGCCCGGATGCAGGCCGGGGTGACGACGATGGAGCGCGTGCAGTTGCTGCTCGATCAACTCACCGAGTCGGTCGTCGAGGAATTCCAGTCGACCATCATCGTGCAGAGCAATCCCACCGTTGTGGTCGGCGACCCGAATCTGCTGAGCCTCGCGGTGCGCAATCTGCTCGAGAACGCGATCACGCACGGCGCGATCAACCCCGGCGCCCCGATCGAGGTGCACGTCGCCGACGGCCGGGTCAGCGTGCGCGATCACGGCGCCGGACTGCACCCGCAGCTGTCCAGCAATCCGTTCGAGCGAGGCGTCACCGGCGGCCGAGGCAGCGGCATCGGCCTCGCGCTGGTCGCGTGGATCGCCGAATTGCACGGCGGCACAGCCACGATGGAACCCGCGCCGGGCGGCGGCACCCTCGCGACCATCGCGCTACCGCCGCCGACGCTCGGCCTGGGCTGA
- a CDS encoding response regulator transcription factor gives MRVLVVEDDEGLGSEIAAGLRAAGCAVDLARLLADADLKITVNTYDVLVVDRGLPDGDGLRLVAHHRAAGLRVPVLMLTARDGLADRIAGFEHGADDYLVKPFALPELAARVRALSRRREHPAPARIVLGDVDIDLPRRRVQRAGILRSLTPKEFAVLELLATRAGTVVSRSELIECCWDEMAEPASNVVDAVIAQLRRKLGPPQVIETVRGTGFMIGSAAFAR, from the coding sequence GTGCGTGTGCTGGTGGTGGAGGACGACGAGGGTCTCGGCAGCGAAATCGCCGCCGGGTTGCGCGCGGCGGGCTGCGCAGTGGATCTGGCCCGCCTGCTCGCCGACGCCGATCTGAAGATCACCGTCAACACCTACGACGTCCTCGTCGTCGACCGCGGCCTGCCCGACGGCGACGGCCTGCGACTCGTCGCCCACCACCGCGCGGCAGGCCTGCGGGTACCGGTATTGATGCTCACCGCACGCGACGGGCTCGCCGATCGCATCGCCGGCTTCGAGCACGGCGCCGACGACTACCTGGTCAAGCCGTTCGCCCTGCCCGAACTCGCCGCCAGGGTGCGGGCGCTGAGCCGCCGCCGCGAACACCCGGCGCCCGCGCGCATCGTGCTCGGTGACGTCGATATCGACCTGCCGCGACGCCGGGTGCAGCGCGCGGGCATCCTGCGCTCGCTGACGCCGAAGGAATTCGCGGTACTCGAACTGCTCGCCACCCGCGCGGGCACCGTGGTGTCGCGCAGCGAGCTCATCGAGTGCTGCTGGGACGAGATGGCCGAGCCCGCCTCCAATGTGGTCGACGCCGTCATCGCCCAGCTGCGCCGCAAACTCGGACCGCCGCAGGTGATCGAGACCGTGCGCGGCACCGGGTTCATGATCGGAAGTGCAGCATTCGCACGTTGA
- a CDS encoding TetR/AcrR family transcriptional regulator, with amino-acid sequence MSAADRRAQLLDIARDIVAEDGFAAVTIDRVARAARVARALVYQQFTDLSGLMTALLDRESAIALAGIGTVDWPGEIDIDQVGRGILAYLHAAPTSWRIILSPPDGGPPDLRARLELGRSYARAIGARHLSRYTGVTVDPDGPTERILLAAMEELARLHLTDPAAYPEEMVLRYLRSLVGWAVRQEAPH; translated from the coding sequence ATGTCGGCCGCCGATCGACGCGCCCAGCTGCTGGACATCGCACGCGACATCGTCGCCGAGGACGGCTTCGCGGCGGTAACCATCGATCGGGTGGCCCGCGCAGCACGGGTCGCGCGGGCCCTGGTGTATCAGCAGTTCACCGATCTGTCCGGGCTGATGACCGCGCTGCTCGATCGGGAGTCGGCGATCGCGCTGGCCGGCATCGGCACGGTGGACTGGCCGGGCGAGATCGATATCGATCAGGTCGGCCGCGGCATCCTCGCGTATCTGCATGCGGCCCCGACCAGTTGGCGGATCATCCTCAGCCCGCCGGACGGCGGCCCGCCCGATCTGCGCGCCCGGCTCGAACTCGGCCGCTCCTACGCCAGGGCGATCGGCGCGCGGCATCTGTCCCGATACACCGGCGTCACCGTGGATCCGGACGGCCCGACCGAACGAATCCTGTTGGCGGCCATGGAAGAACTGGCCCGGCTGCACCTCACCGATCCGGCCGCCTATCCGGAGGAGATGGTGTTGCGCTATCTGCGCTCACTGGTCGGCTGGGCGGTCCGGCAGGAAGCACCGCACTGA
- the hpnE gene encoding hydroxysqualene dehydroxylase HpnE, with amino-acid sequence MNDPRQYVVIGGGLAGLAAAVWLAEAGKQVTLLERRGRLGGRTHAMKVDAADDLPDNGQHVIASGYEHLFRYLTSVGTRQYVAFPHQATLRWPDGRSVTMHTRGLGALRTLSGAHPDASPLERARAALATARLGWQCLHQPADLPGLTTAQWFDRVGMPAKAREALWDWLALGVAAEPVQQESAKVLADVMATGIRLGIRHRRPATIGYPTTDLDTLYVTGALKVFARHGVQVRHRAVARRIDIADGRVTGVALADGSTVPADAVVCAVPNSNINGLLDDLPEHAEIYSAADKLGYTPIVSTNLYLDRPLGTTAEFEALIGGTGVIDEVFDRQRMTGRSTERAWLYCLTTSGAYEQIHKSNEEIVAEQLALLRRYYPAAREAVVVQGHVVRMPRATFSQVVGTHGLRPTQRTSVPTLVLAGDWTATDWSATMESAVQSAATAVDLLLALPSVR; translated from the coding sequence ATGAACGATCCACGGCAGTACGTGGTCATCGGCGGTGGACTGGCCGGGCTCGCGGCCGCGGTCTGGCTCGCCGAGGCGGGCAAGCAGGTCACCCTGCTGGAACGACGCGGCAGGCTCGGCGGCCGCACCCACGCGATGAAGGTCGACGCCGCGGACGATCTGCCGGACAACGGGCAGCACGTGATCGCCAGCGGTTACGAGCACCTGTTCCGGTACCTCACCAGTGTCGGCACCCGGCAGTACGTCGCCTTTCCGCACCAGGCCACGCTGCGCTGGCCGGACGGGCGCAGCGTCACCATGCACACCAGGGGGCTCGGCGCACTGCGCACGCTGTCCGGCGCCCACCCCGACGCCTCCCCGCTGGAGCGCGCTCGCGCCGCCCTCGCCACCGCGAGACTCGGCTGGCAGTGCCTGCACCAGCCCGCGGACCTGCCCGGCCTGACCACCGCGCAATGGTTCGACCGGGTCGGCATGCCCGCCAAAGCCCGTGAGGCGCTGTGGGATTGGCTGGCGCTGGGCGTCGCCGCCGAACCGGTGCAGCAGGAATCGGCAAAGGTGCTCGCCGATGTGATGGCGACGGGCATCCGCCTCGGCATCAGACATCGGCGGCCCGCCACCATCGGCTACCCGACCACCGATCTGGACACGCTCTACGTCACCGGCGCGTTGAAAGTCTTTGCCCGGCACGGAGTTCAGGTGCGCCACCGCGCCGTGGCACGGCGGATCGACATCGCCGACGGCCGGGTTACCGGGGTGGCGCTGGCGGACGGCAGCACCGTGCCCGCCGACGCGGTGGTCTGCGCGGTACCCAACTCGAATATCAACGGACTGCTCGACGACCTGCCTGAGCACGCCGAAATCTACTCGGCCGCCGACAAATTGGGCTACACGCCGATTGTCAGCACCAATCTCTATCTGGATCGGCCGCTCGGGACGACGGCCGAATTCGAGGCGCTCATCGGCGGCACCGGCGTGATCGACGAGGTCTTCGACCGCCAGCGGATGACCGGCCGCAGCACCGAGCGGGCCTGGCTGTACTGCCTGACCACCAGCGGCGCCTACGAGCAGATCCACAAATCGAACGAGGAGATCGTCGCCGAACAGCTGGCGCTGCTGCGGCGCTACTATCCCGCGGCACGCGAGGCGGTAGTCGTGCAGGGGCACGTGGTGCGGATGCCCAGAGCAACATTCTCCCAGGTGGTGGGCACGCACGGGCTGCGCCCGACACAACGGACCTCGGTGCCGACACTGGTCCTGGCCGGTGACTGGACCGCCACCGACTGGTCGGCGACCATGGAGAGCGCGGTGCAGAGCGCGGCCACGGCGGTGGACCTACTGCTTGCGCTACCGTCGGTGCGGTGA
- a CDS encoding DNA-formamidopyrimidine glycosylase family protein — translation MPEGDTVYFAAARLRAALEGKTLTSSDFRVPRYATVDLRDQVVQSVGSYGKHLFIRTPTVSIHTHLKMEGVWRVFHCGQRWTRPRVTARLVLRTDEVEAVGFSLGKVEVLRLAEEHTVIDHLGPDLLGPNWDVAEVMTRLQRRPEQSIGVALLDQRNLAGIGNIYRSEICYLRRVHPATPVGAVPDLLALVHEAHRVLNKAVHEPPWRPLAYGRTRWPCQRCGTQITVRLLGDTAPETDRLAKRERGIYFCPRCQPEPTG, via the coding sequence ATGCCCGAGGGTGACACGGTCTACTTCGCGGCGGCCCGGCTGCGGGCCGCGCTCGAAGGAAAGACCTTGACCAGCAGCGACTTCCGGGTGCCACGCTACGCCACGGTCGATCTCCGCGATCAGGTCGTGCAGAGCGTCGGCAGCTACGGAAAACATCTGTTCATCCGGACCCCTACGGTGAGTATCCACACGCACCTCAAGATGGAGGGCGTCTGGCGGGTCTTCCATTGCGGACAGCGCTGGACCAGGCCGCGGGTCACCGCGCGGCTGGTGTTGCGCACGGACGAGGTGGAGGCCGTCGGGTTCTCGCTGGGCAAGGTCGAGGTGCTGCGCCTGGCCGAGGAGCACACGGTGATCGATCATCTCGGCCCCGACCTGCTCGGGCCGAATTGGGATGTCGCCGAGGTGATGACCCGCCTGCAGCGGCGGCCGGAGCAGTCGATCGGGGTCGCGCTGCTGGATCAGCGCAACCTCGCCGGTATCGGCAACATCTATCGCAGCGAGATCTGCTACCTGCGGCGCGTGCATCCGGCGACCCCCGTCGGCGCGGTACCCGACCTGCTCGCGCTCGTGCACGAGGCACACCGGGTGCTGAACAAGGCCGTGCACGAACCGCCCTGGCGCCCACTGGCCTACGGGCGGACCCGCTGGCCGTGCCAGCGCTGTGGCACCCAGATCACCGTGCGCCTGCTCGGCGACACCGCGCCGGAGACGGATCGGCTCGCCAAACGCGAGCGTGGCATCTACTTCTGCCCGCGCTGCCAGCCCGAGCCCACCGGCTGA